A section of the Arabiibacter massiliensis genome encodes:
- a CDS encoding nitrate ABC transporter substrate-binding protein, producing MADDRRVEQVFHDGLFHRRRKHGKWDTVDAPALEAPVADTHAHLQLLAEPSLALARCAVHHVDFVCTIVDVFEDGSTTFDRLNSWKFEAAADAKQIVGWS from the coding sequence ATGGCCGACGATCGACGAGTCGAGCAGGTGTTCCACGACGGCCTGTTCCACCGCAGGCGCAAGCACGGCAAGTGGGACACCGTCGACGCGCCCGCACTCGAGGCACCCGTGGCCGATACGCACGCCCATCTGCAGCTTCTGGCCGAGCCGTCGCTCGCGCTCGCGCGCTGCGCCGTGCACCACGTGGACTTCGTCTGCACCATCGTGGACGTGTTCGAGGACGGCTCCACCACGTTCGACCGTTTGAACTCCTGGAAGTTCGAGGCGGCGGCCGATGCGAAGCAGATCGTCGGCTGGAGTTGA
- a CDS encoding radical SAM protein has product MKFAEDVVSFDFAGIPMVGSMATGYAIGLTEEGAAVCARLHVEDVDEREVAAVDPALLEHLTKGGFFSEAPDDRRVMSAYLHVTQRCNLDCAGCYSLDAQRNALADASLADMARAVDELASAGVSNLVISGGEPFLRADLPDIVAHAKAAGIAKATVLSNGTCLTADALARLAPYADCVSVSFDGCSAGSPAYIRGEQRFDELVEAVGMIRAAGISAHIIPTVHAKNVGDLPAYVKLSRDLGATLNFSLLTCEPEDALAPLLPGDEELRALGLGLLTLDGGRPLALLDAPVGLNLTVKRNCGAGYREVSVAADGTVYPCHMLQRPELAMGNVFTGTLAEALESDVSRRFRALDAAEFEGCSSCRYTRICGGGCRARSLFASGNLESRDSYCAMTQAFYDDLGRRMQASLQQRR; this is encoded by the coding sequence ATGAAATTTGCCGAAGACGTGGTGTCGTTCGACTTCGCCGGAATTCCCATGGTGGGGTCGATGGCCACCGGCTACGCCATCGGGCTCACGGAAGAAGGGGCGGCGGTCTGCGCGCGCCTACACGTCGAGGATGTGGACGAGCGCGAGGTGGCCGCCGTCGACCCCGCGCTTCTCGAGCATCTGACCAAGGGCGGGTTCTTCTCGGAGGCGCCTGACGATAGGCGGGTGATGAGCGCGTATCTGCACGTGACGCAGCGCTGCAACCTCGATTGCGCCGGCTGCTACTCGCTCGATGCGCAGAGAAACGCGCTCGCCGACGCGTCGCTTGCGGACATGGCGCGCGCTGTTGACGAGCTTGCCTCGGCGGGCGTGTCGAACCTGGTGATCTCCGGCGGCGAGCCGTTTTTGCGCGCCGACCTTCCCGACATCGTGGCGCATGCGAAGGCCGCGGGCATCGCCAAGGCGACCGTGCTCTCGAACGGCACCTGCCTGACTGCGGACGCGCTCGCGCGGCTCGCCCCATACGCGGATTGCGTGTCCGTGTCGTTCGACGGGTGCTCGGCCGGCTCGCCCGCCTACATCCGGGGCGAGCAGCGCTTCGACGAGCTGGTGGAGGCGGTGGGGATGATCCGCGCCGCCGGCATCTCCGCGCACATCATCCCCACCGTGCATGCGAAGAACGTCGGCGACCTGCCCGCATATGTGAAGCTTTCACGCGACCTTGGCGCGACGCTCAACTTCAGCCTGCTCACCTGCGAGCCCGAAGACGCGCTGGCGCCGCTGCTTCCCGGCGACGAGGAGCTGCGCGCGCTCGGCCTCGGACTGCTGACGCTCGACGGAGGAAGGCCCCTCGCGCTGCTCGATGCGCCGGTGGGGCTCAACCTCACGGTCAAGCGCAATTGCGGCGCGGGCTATCGCGAGGTGAGCGTCGCGGCGGACGGCACCGTGTATCCGTGCCACATGCTGCAGCGCCCTGAGTTGGCCATGGGCAACGTGTTCACGGGGACTTTGGCCGAGGCGCTCGAGAGCGACGTCAGCCGGCGGTTCCGCGCGCTCGACGCTGCGGAGTTCGAAGGCTGCTCGTCGTGCCGCTACACGCGAATCTGCGGGGGAGGCTGCCGAGCCCGCTCGCTGTTCGCATCGGGCAATCTGGAGTCGCGAGACTCCTATTGCGCGATGACCCAGGCCTTCTACGACGACCTGGGAAGAAGAATGCAAGCATCGTTACAGCAAAGGAGGTGA
- the rsmA gene encoding 16S rRNA (adenine(1518)-N(6)/adenine(1519)-N(6))-dimethyltransferase RsmA, whose amino-acid sequence MSKLSPLASVSETRAVLQAHGLSTKYSLGQNFLVNDGILQKIVALAGLAPDDDVLEVGPGIGTLTIALLKHVGRVASVERDPDLPAVLAETLAPWEGRFTLIEKDALDLAAEDVPFAPAKLVANLPYAVAATVVLDYFERFASLESATVMVQKEVADRMAAEPGSKNYGAYTVKLRLHARPAGRFAVGPGNFFPPPRVESAVLRLDRRPVCDDAGEPLDAAAVKAAATMADAAFATRRKTIANSCKTYFAGRGEEGVRATAALPQIFEAAGIDPRRRGETLDLAEFVRLACAYQQAV is encoded by the coding sequence ATGAGCAAGCTCTCCCCGCTCGCGAGCGTGTCGGAGACGCGCGCCGTGCTGCAGGCCCACGGCCTTTCGACGAAGTATTCGCTCGGGCAGAACTTCCTCGTGAACGACGGCATCCTGCAGAAGATCGTGGCCTTGGCCGGCCTCGCGCCGGACGACGACGTGCTGGAGGTGGGCCCCGGCATCGGCACGCTCACCATCGCGCTGCTGAAGCACGTGGGGCGCGTGGCGTCGGTGGAGCGCGACCCCGACCTGCCCGCCGTGCTCGCCGAGACGCTCGCGCCGTGGGAGGGCCGGTTCACCCTCATCGAGAAGGACGCGCTCGACCTTGCGGCCGAGGACGTGCCCTTCGCGCCGGCGAAGCTCGTGGCCAACCTGCCCTACGCCGTGGCCGCCACCGTAGTGCTCGATTACTTCGAGCGCTTCGCGTCGCTTGAGTCGGCCACGGTGATGGTGCAGAAAGAGGTGGCCGACCGCATGGCCGCCGAGCCGGGGTCGAAGAACTACGGCGCCTACACGGTGAAGCTGCGCCTGCATGCCCGTCCCGCCGGGCGTTTCGCTGTGGGACCGGGCAACTTCTTCCCGCCGCCGCGCGTGGAGAGCGCCGTGCTGCGCCTGGACCGCCGCCCCGTCTGCGACGATGCGGGCGAGCCGCTCGACGCCGCCGCCGTCAAGGCCGCGGCCACGATGGCCGACGCCGCCTTCGCCACCCGCCGCAAGACCATCGCGAACTCGTGCAAGACCTACTTCGCCGGACGAGGGGAGGAGGGCGTGCGCGCCACCGCCGCGCTCCCGCAGATCTTCGAGGCCGCCGGCATCGACCCCCGCCGCCGCGGCGAGACCCTCGACCTGGCCGAGTTCGTCCGCCTCGCCTGCGCCTACCAGCAGGCCGTGTGA
- a CDS encoding TatD family hydrolase, giving the protein MPRVRIAVGCHPHNARHYGPSLEAELLERLADPRVAALGEIGLDYHYDFSPRDVQREVFRRQVRLAKACGLPVILHVREAHDDALAIMREEGFPEAGTLLHCFNLDWATLEPWVEAGCHVAFGGPLTFKNADEVRDAAARVPADRLLTETDAPYMTPEPLRGTTCGPEHVVFTAARLAEARGCEPGPARKALLEQLMDNARGLLDRPATPWQKGEAASFYAEAFGASDAAEARGKE; this is encoded by the coding sequence GTGCCGCGGGTTCGGATCGCCGTGGGGTGCCATCCCCACAACGCGCGGCACTACGGGCCCAGCCTGGAGGCGGAGCTGCTCGAGCGGCTGGCCGACCCGCGCGTGGCGGCGCTCGGCGAGATCGGGCTGGACTACCACTACGACTTCTCGCCGCGCGACGTGCAGCGCGAGGTGTTCCGCCGCCAGGTGCGCCTGGCGAAGGCATGCGGCCTGCCCGTCATCCTGCACGTGCGCGAGGCGCATGACGACGCGCTCGCCATCATGCGCGAGGAGGGCTTCCCCGAGGCGGGCACCCTCCTGCACTGCTTCAACCTGGACTGGGCCACGCTCGAGCCTTGGGTTGAGGCCGGCTGCCACGTGGCCTTCGGCGGGCCGCTCACGTTCAAGAACGCCGACGAGGTGCGCGACGCCGCGGCCCGCGTGCCGGCGGATCGCCTGCTCACCGAGACGGATGCGCCCTACATGACGCCCGAGCCCCTGCGCGGCACCACCTGCGGGCCCGAGCACGTCGTCTTCACGGCGGCTCGTCTGGCCGAGGCGCGCGGCTGCGAGCCGGGGCCCGCGCGCAAGGCGCTGCTCGAACAGCTCATGGATAACGCGCGCGGCCTGCTCGACCGGCCGGCCACGCCGTGGCAGAAGGGCGAGGCGGCGTCGTTCTACGCCGAGGCGTTCGGCGCTTCGGATGCCGCCGAGGCCCGAGGGAAGGAGTGA
- a CDS encoding FAD:protein FMN transferase — MPYTGAMDEPSSYDPVPLEDVSETRGPDDAGMMTHLFYAFNTVITLQAFGEPERCAAAFDAARTACRSFERSLSRTLPHSDIARLNAAEGQPVTIGADTAELLLEALRYCADSEGRFDITMGSVVRLWNFHEGVIPDRARIDEALRHVDWRKVEVWQETGAPAGPRWLARIADAQAAVDAGGIAKGWIADRLTALMRAKGLESFIVNLGGNVMASGSKPDGSPWRIGLQDPREKGGIVGAVAVRDASAVTSGVYERCFERDGVLYQHILDPATGFPVVTDAAGATAVARRSIDAEGYSTTLVALGIERGIAFARAHPAILKAYFVDADGNVHEA; from the coding sequence ATGCCCTATACTGGGGCCATGGACGAACCTTCCTCATACGATCCGGTCCCGCTCGAGGACGTGAGCGAGACGCGCGGCCCCGACGACGCGGGCATGATGACGCATCTGTTCTACGCCTTCAACACCGTGATCACGCTGCAGGCCTTCGGCGAGCCCGAGCGGTGCGCCGCCGCGTTCGACGCCGCGCGAACCGCCTGCCGCAGCTTCGAGCGGAGCCTCTCGCGGACGCTGCCCCATTCCGATATCGCACGGCTCAACGCCGCGGAGGGCCAGCCGGTTACCATCGGTGCCGACACGGCCGAGCTGCTGCTCGAGGCCCTGCGCTACTGCGCCGACAGCGAGGGGCGCTTCGACATCACGATGGGCTCCGTCGTGAGGCTGTGGAACTTCCACGAAGGAGTGATCCCCGATCGGGCGCGCATCGACGAGGCGCTGCGCCACGTGGACTGGCGCAAGGTCGAGGTGTGGCAGGAAACCGGCGCGCCCGCGGGCCCGCGCTGGCTCGCCCGCATCGCCGACGCGCAGGCGGCCGTGGACGCGGGCGGTATCGCGAAGGGCTGGATCGCCGACCGGCTGACCGCGCTCATGCGCGCGAAGGGCCTGGAATCGTTCATCGTGAACCTGGGCGGCAACGTGATGGCGAGCGGCTCGAAGCCGGACGGCTCGCCCTGGCGCATCGGGCTGCAGGATCCGCGCGAAAAGGGCGGCATCGTGGGGGCGGTGGCCGTGCGCGACGCGTCGGCTGTGACGAGCGGCGTGTACGAGCGCTGCTTCGAGCGCGACGGCGTGCTCTACCAGCACATCCTCGACCCGGCGACCGGCTTCCCCGTCGTCACGGACGCGGCCGGGGCAACGGCGGTCGCGCGGCGCTCCATCGATGCCGAGGGCTACTCGACCACGCTCGTGGCGCTCGGCATCGAGCGCGGCATCGCGTTCGCCCGAGCGCATCCCGCCATCCTGAAGGCGTACTTCGTGGACGCGGACGGGAACGTGCACGAAGCGTGA
- a CDS encoding helix-turn-helix transcriptional regulator, producing MPIVLRLDQVMTDRKMSLNELADKVGITNVNLSRIKTGKIRAVRFSTLDMLCEVLDCQPGDILVHVSREEAESAGLPVFLREPDSDADDADG from the coding sequence ATGCCTATCGTCCTTCGGCTCGATCAGGTTATGACTGATCGCAAGATGTCCTTAAACGAGCTCGCCGACAAGGTGGGCATCACCAACGTGAACCTGTCGCGCATCAAGACGGGCAAGATTCGCGCGGTCAGGTTCTCGACGCTCGATATGCTGTGCGAGGTGCTCGATTGCCAGCCAGGAGACATTCTCGTGCACGTCTCGCGGGAAGAGGCCGAGAGCGCGGGCCTCCCTGTTTTCCTCCGCGAGCCCGACTCAGATGCCGACGATGCCGACGGCTGA
- a CDS encoding Veg family protein: MDLAKQAKIVDSIHDTLHDFVGQRLKVRANMGRSKIVESEGVLMQVHPQLFIMEVDRKRGRTARQSYQYVDVLTGMVELSQNGEPLFEPFVPEADAALSLDEADELDEEKVLS, from the coding sequence ATGGATTTAGCGAAACAAGCCAAAATCGTCGACTCCATTCATGATACGTTACACGACTTCGTCGGTCAACGCCTGAAAGTGCGCGCCAACATGGGCCGCTCGAAGATCGTCGAGAGCGAGGGCGTGCTCATGCAGGTGCACCCCCAGCTGTTCATCATGGAGGTCGATCGCAAGCGCGGCCGCACGGCGCGCCAGTCCTACCAGTACGTGGACGTCCTCACCGGCATGGTGGAGCTCTCCCAGAACGGCGAGCCGCTGTTCGAGCCCTTCGTGCCCGAAGCCGACGCCGCGCTCTCCCTGGACGAGGCCGACGAGCTCGACGAGGAGAAGGTGCTCTCCTAA
- a CDS encoding ORF6N domain-containing protein, producing MENDSIETNGGTKVTNDIALTSFDPIDVKSLIYVVRNQQVMLDSDLAMLYDVETKVFNQAVRRNENRFPERFRFRLTSEEYERLRSQTVTSNGRGGRRYLPYVFTEQGIAMLSAVLRSDIAVETSIRIMDAFVETRRFLANNAALFERIGQIELRQLEYQKKTDKKLDQVFAYIESAPETTQKIFFDGQLFDAFSLLVELVQKAQCKIVLIDGYVDVSTLNILTKKAAGVAVTIHTLPNARLTQTDIDTFNHQYPALTVRRTRAFHDRFLIIDDSIGYHIGASLKDAGKKCFAITKIQDAKMVEDILDRLKEA from the coding sequence TTGGAAAACGACAGCATTGAGACAAATGGCGGAACTAAGGTGACCAACGATATCGCCTTGACTTCATTCGACCCCATCGATGTCAAAAGTCTCATCTACGTTGTGCGGAACCAACAGGTCATGCTGGATAGCGATTTGGCAATGCTGTATGACGTGGAAACCAAGGTTTTCAATCAGGCAGTGAGACGTAACGAAAACCGCTTTCCCGAAAGATTCCGATTCCGGCTTACGTCAGAAGAGTACGAACGTTTGAGGTCACAAACTGTGACCTCAAACGGAAGAGGAGGAAGGCGCTATCTTCCCTATGTGTTCACCGAACAGGGGATCGCGATGCTGTCGGCCGTTCTCCGTAGCGACATCGCAGTCGAGACGAGCATTCGTATCATGGATGCCTTTGTGGAAACACGCCGATTCCTCGCGAACAATGCGGCTCTTTTCGAGCGTATCGGACAAATAGAGCTGAGGCAGCTTGAATATCAAAAGAAGACTGATAAAAAGCTCGATCAGGTTTTCGCCTACATAGAAAGTGCGCCCGAGACAACCCAAAAGATTTTCTTCGATGGTCAGCTATTCGATGCTTTCAGTCTCTTGGTCGAACTCGTTCAGAAAGCCCAGTGCAAGATCGTGCTCATAGATGGATATGTCGACGTTTCGACACTCAATATCTTGACGAAGAAAGCAGCAGGGGTGGCTGTGACCATCCATACATTGCCCAATGCGCGGTTGACGCAAACCGACATCGATACGTTCAACCACCAGTATCCCGCGTTGACAGTGCGCCGCACCCGGGCTTTTCACGACCGATTCTTAATTATCGACGATTCAATCGGATATCACATCGGGGCATCGCTCAAGGACGCCGGTAAGAAGTGCTTCGCAATAACGAAAATTCAAGATGCCAAAATGGTAGAAGACATCTTGGACCGATTGAAGGAAGCTTGA
- a CDS encoding flavodoxin family protein produces the protein MNRLIICGSPRARGRSAGLAEALRFACEDAFPNDRVDVVMLSDVRIAPCTGCEACAANLGRNELYCVISDDMLRVRALLNACDELLLVSPVYFAGAPAQLKSFLDRLQPYYYANWRAKPKRPASLYVVGEGGDPHGFGPLVGEARSALSVAGFALGDVHDWVGLIGADGAVPAGADLFRDGRIHPASAYTCSGPDGTFPR, from the coding sequence ATGAACCGCCTGATCATCTGCGGGTCGCCGCGCGCGCGGGGCCGCAGTGCGGGGCTGGCTGAGGCGCTGCGCTTCGCCTGCGAGGACGCCTTCCCCAACGACCGCGTCGACGTCGTGATGCTCTCGGACGTCCGCATCGCGCCCTGCACGGGCTGCGAGGCGTGCGCGGCCAACCTCGGCCGCAACGAGCTGTACTGCGTCATCTCCGACGACATGCTGCGCGTCCGCGCGCTGCTGAACGCCTGCGACGAGCTCCTGCTCGTGTCGCCGGTGTACTTCGCGGGCGCTCCCGCCCAGCTCAAGAGCTTTCTCGACCGGCTTCAGCCCTACTACTACGCCAACTGGCGCGCGAAGCCGAAGCGCCCGGCCAGCCTGTACGTGGTGGGGGAGGGCGGCGATCCGCACGGCTTCGGGCCGCTGGTGGGCGAGGCGCGCTCGGCGCTGTCGGTGGCGGGGTTCGCGCTCGGCGACGTGCACGACTGGGTGGGGCTCATCGGCGCGGACGGCGCGGTGCCGGCGGGCGCCGACCTGTTCCGGGACGGGCGCATCCATCCCGCGTCGGCGTACACGTGCTCGGGGCCGGACGGGACGTTCCCCCGATGA
- a CDS encoding LysR family transcriptional regulator: protein MNISQLEYYVATMRCGSFSMAARELFVSPQAVSRGVNELERELDVALCVKTSHCIKPTPFGRVFSARASEILSCMLELEALAKAQSVAQAEEGAASLAVACSPCRGNIVHPEDLSLFKKAYPHVNLTITYHPSGTCLAALEEGVVDAAIIVGRTTKPGIDCVRLLSFPLGVLVSRDHPLASQRCVAIDDLQGFPLAAPEDLRYCHAIITDHLKAKGLDADYTALPPYIEDHRAFLNEGRGAFFVADDPLLETMYPDAILLPIVAEDLMTIPLCLAFEEDTENDAVPLVEHFLVGMATGIRRWRL, encoded by the coding sequence GTGAATATCAGCCAGCTGGAATACTACGTGGCCACGATGCGATGCGGCAGCTTCTCCATGGCCGCGCGCGAGCTCTTCGTATCGCCGCAAGCCGTTTCCAGGGGCGTCAACGAACTCGAGCGCGAACTCGACGTCGCCCTGTGCGTGAAGACGAGCCATTGCATCAAGCCCACGCCGTTCGGCCGCGTGTTCTCCGCCCGCGCCTCCGAGATACTCTCCTGCATGCTCGAGCTCGAGGCGCTCGCGAAGGCCCAGAGCGTCGCGCAAGCGGAAGAGGGAGCCGCCTCGCTGGCCGTCGCCTGCTCCCCGTGCCGCGGGAACATCGTGCATCCCGAAGACCTCTCGCTGTTCAAGAAAGCGTATCCCCACGTCAACCTCACGATAACCTACCATCCCAGCGGCACGTGCCTCGCCGCGCTCGAGGAGGGCGTGGTGGATGCCGCCATCATCGTCGGCCGCACGACGAAGCCCGGCATCGACTGCGTGCGCCTGCTGTCGTTTCCCCTCGGCGTGCTGGTGTCGCGCGATCACCCGCTGGCGTCGCAGCGATGCGTCGCAATCGACGACCTTCAGGGCTTTCCCCTCGCCGCCCCGGAGGATCTGCGCTACTGCCACGCCATCATCACGGACCATCTCAAGGCGAAGGGGCTCGACGCGGACTACACGGCGCTGCCTCCCTACATCGAGGACCACCGCGCGTTTCTGAACGAGGGCCGCGGGGCTTTCTTCGTCGCGGACGATCCGCTGCTCGAGACGATGTACCCCGACGCCATCTTGCTGCCCATCGTTGCCGAGGACCTCATGACCATACCGCTGTGCCTCGCCTTTGAAGAGGACACCGAGAACGATGCCGTGCCGCTCGTCGAGCATTTCCTGGTCGGCATGGCGACGGGCATCCGCCGGTGGAGGCTCTGA
- a CDS encoding DEAD/DEAH box helicase, whose translation MVDLSKISIGGTRSPLDPRDIYMALPDKAPGHEYPRDVQTDVWKQWSSCRDQKDVIVKMNTGSGKTTVGLIILQSCLNENKGPAVYVVPHSYLVDQVISEAQKLGIKVVQNQEEYLFREGKAILVINIHKLVNGRSVFGMRPGGNNCPIGSIVIDDVHACMDVIEDQFTVRIIESSAAYKRVVKILEESLKAYDAQKYLEVIESGDRSKSILVPFWIWQKNCLEVLRLLQDEEYADSDFILFNLPLLRDDWKTCNCVITPNQIEVSPKCIPISAIRSFEDAKHRVFMSATLSDDSVFVSTMGVEEDSFTRIVAPEKANDLGERMILYPQLLNPQIDDDEIKAQIVEYSKHYNTAVIVPSRQRSQYWLDAADQVLTKDNLSTGVERMRCCHVGLSVLINQYDGVDLPGDACRILVIDGLPSIRSEFESVLENINYESNHIRRTQIHKIEQGMGRGIRSSNDYCVVLIMGKKIANILTFQNGTQFLSSATKAQYELSKQLWDQLAESERPQMNHFAELMDLSLCRDKEWVDISRQTISSVFYDRKPKLDRSTIAQRKAFEMSRVGDYRGAVKVLEEAKNKTESSFEKGYLMQLMAEYENFINREISQQILLSAKRANRAVLAPISGIQYEKLYNNSDSQADSVLEYISSRYPTPASFQLKADDLLDSLCFGDASSNRFEQSLMEIFQLLGFSASRPENESKIGPDNLVALGGMEYQVIECKNQTTTETISESDCSQLNNSIVWFRNEYPDECVCYPVMVHNSDTFDRYCSPDRNIRIITPELLNSFKCNFKQFVSEISQPDTWSCASSIAESLKNSQLGKADLISRYSKKFRQQR comes from the coding sequence ATGGTCGATCTCTCGAAAATCAGTATTGGCGGTACGAGGTCGCCTCTCGATCCTCGCGATATATACATGGCCTTACCGGACAAAGCCCCGGGGCATGAATACCCAAGAGATGTTCAGACGGACGTATGGAAGCAGTGGTCCTCGTGTCGAGATCAAAAAGATGTAATTGTGAAGATGAACACAGGGAGTGGAAAAACCACTGTTGGTCTCATAATTTTACAAAGCTGTTTAAATGAGAATAAGGGGCCTGCTGTGTATGTCGTGCCCCATTCGTATCTTGTTGATCAGGTTATTTCCGAAGCTCAAAAGTTGGGGATAAAAGTTGTTCAAAACCAAGAAGAGTATTTATTTCGAGAGGGAAAGGCGATTCTTGTAATCAATATTCATAAATTGGTGAATGGAAGAAGCGTTTTTGGCATGCGCCCCGGCGGCAATAATTGTCCAATTGGGAGCATTGTTATTGATGACGTCCATGCATGCATGGACGTCATCGAAGATCAGTTTACGGTACGAATCATCGAAAGTAGCGCTGCTTATAAGCGTGTTGTAAAAATACTAGAAGAATCGCTTAAGGCATACGATGCCCAGAAGTATCTCGAAGTGATTGAAAGTGGGGATCGAAGTAAAAGCATTTTAGTTCCGTTCTGGATTTGGCAAAAAAATTGTCTTGAAGTATTACGATTATTGCAAGATGAAGAATACGCAGATAGTGATTTCATTCTGTTTAATCTGCCACTTTTAAGAGACGATTGGAAAACTTGCAATTGCGTGATAACACCAAATCAGATTGAGGTTTCTCCGAAATGCATTCCGATTTCGGCCATAAGAAGTTTTGAAGATGCCAAGCATCGTGTTTTTATGAGTGCCACTCTGTCCGATGATAGCGTCTTTGTTTCAACTATGGGCGTCGAGGAAGATTCTTTTACAAGGATTGTTGCCCCGGAGAAGGCGAATGATCTTGGTGAGAGAATGATTCTGTATCCACAGCTTTTGAATCCTCAGATAGATGATGATGAAATTAAGGCTCAAATAGTTGAATACTCAAAACACTACAATACTGCTGTCATTGTGCCTTCTAGACAACGATCCCAATATTGGCTCGACGCGGCGGATCAGGTGCTTACAAAAGACAACCTCTCGACAGGTGTCGAAAGAATGCGCTGTTGCCATGTTGGTCTTTCCGTCCTGATAAACCAGTATGATGGTGTCGATCTGCCTGGCGATGCATGTCGCATTCTCGTTATAGATGGTCTTCCGTCGATAAGAAGTGAATTTGAATCAGTATTAGAGAATATAAATTATGAAAGCAATCACATCCGGAGAACTCAAATCCACAAAATTGAACAGGGGATGGGGAGAGGAATTCGTTCGAGCAATGACTACTGTGTCGTTCTGATCATGGGTAAAAAAATCGCGAATATCCTTACGTTCCAGAACGGGACGCAATTCCTCAGCTCAGCCACGAAGGCGCAATATGAGCTCTCAAAACAGCTGTGGGATCAATTAGCGGAGTCCGAACGTCCGCAGATGAACCATTTCGCCGAGTTGATGGATCTATCTCTTTGCCGCGATAAAGAATGGGTCGACATCAGTCGCCAGACTATCTCATCAGTGTTTTACGACCGTAAGCCAAAGCTGGATAGATCAACAATTGCTCAGCGAAAAGCATTTGAGATGTCGCGAGTGGGTGACTATCGTGGAGCTGTTAAAGTACTTGAAGAAGCAAAGAACAAAACAGAAAGCTCATTTGAAAAGGGCTATCTTATGCAGCTAATGGCTGAGTATGAGAATTTTATAAATCGAGAGATCTCTCAACAAATATTGCTATCAGCGAAGCGCGCGAATCGGGCAGTGCTGGCTCCGATATCTGGAATTCAGTATGAAAAGTTGTATAACAATTCTGATTCTCAAGCTGACTCCGTTCTGGAGTATATATCTTCTAGATATCCTACACCGGCAAGCTTTCAATTAAAAGCTGACGACCTGCTAGACTCACTATGCTTTGGAGATGCGAGCTCGAATCGTTTCGAGCAGTCACTTATGGAGATTTTTCAATTGCTGGGTTTTTCTGCTTCTCGTCCTGAGAATGAAAGCAAAATTGGCCCCGATAATTTGGTTGCCTTGGGCGGTATGGAATACCAGGTGATCGAATGCAAAAATCAAACCACTACTGAAACTATATCCGAATCAGATTGCTCGCAATTGAATAATTCCATCGTCTGGTTTCGCAATGAATATCCAGATGAATGCGTATGCTATCCTGTGATGGTTCACAACAGCGACACATTCGACCGTTATTGCTCTCCCGATAGAAACATCAGAATCATCACCCCTGAGTTGCTGAATTCTTTTAAGTGCAACTTCAAACAATTTGTCTCTGAGATTAGTCAGCCAGACACTTGGAGCTGCGCGTCGTCAATTGCTGAGTCGTTGAAAAATAGCCAGTTAGGAAAAGCTGATCTAATAAGCCGCTATTCTAAAAAATTCAGACAGCAAAGATAG